In Phragmitibacter flavus, the following are encoded in one genomic region:
- a CDS encoding DUF6807 family protein — protein MSASNRSLIALLLTLVAAPLLAADFKLAPSSNGHLDILQDNKIVARYMHGFDPAKLTDTYKPYLHIFDPEGEAPITKGPGGDFPHHRAIFLGWNKILVNGKSYDRWHMKGGNQIHQKFTGEKASTDGATFTSTIQWEGEPGATILEESRTISVLPSTAPFYATVDLTSTLIAKAGDTVLDGDPEHAGLQYRPAQEVDRSKTSYLYPIEKANPQKDLDYPWFAQTYSYRGNDYTVIYLNHPENPKGARTSAYRDYGRFGTFYKTDIKHNETATIKVRFHISQGPMPSAEAIQNLWNAYTGKSEPTPATTLKSAAAKK, from the coding sequence ATGTCCGCTTCCAATCGCAGCCTCATCGCCCTCCTTCTCACCCTAGTCGCCGCCCCTCTCCTCGCCGCCGACTTCAAACTCGCCCCCTCATCCAACGGCCACCTCGACATCCTGCAGGACAACAAAATCGTCGCCCGCTACATGCACGGCTTCGACCCCGCAAAACTCACCGACACCTACAAACCTTATCTCCATATCTTCGATCCCGAAGGCGAAGCCCCCATCACCAAAGGCCCCGGCGGCGACTTCCCGCATCACCGCGCCATCTTCCTCGGCTGGAACAAAATCCTCGTCAATGGCAAAAGCTACGACCGCTGGCACATGAAAGGCGGCAATCAGATCCACCAGAAATTCACCGGCGAAAAAGCCTCAACTGACGGAGCCACCTTCACCTCCACCATCCAATGGGAAGGCGAACCCGGCGCCACCATCCTCGAAGAATCCCGCACCATCAGCGTGCTGCCTTCCACCGCCCCCTTCTACGCCACCGTCGACCTCACCTCCACCCTCATCGCCAAAGCAGGCGACACCGTCCTCGATGGCGACCCCGAACACGCCGGCCTCCAATACCGCCCCGCCCAGGAAGTCGACCGCAGCAAAACCTCCTACCTCTACCCCATCGAAAAAGCCAATCCCCAGAAAGACCTCGATTACCCCTGGTTCGCCCAGACCTACAGTTATCGCGGCAACGACTACACCGTCATCTATCTCAATCACCCCGAAAACCCCAAAGGCGCCCGCACCTCCGCCTATCGCGACTACGGCCGCTTCGGCACCTTCTACAAAACCGACATCAAGCACAACGAAACCGCCACCATCAAAGTTCGCTTCCACATTTCCCAAGGCCCGATGCCCAGCGCCGAAGCCATCCAAAACCTCTGGAACGCCTACACCGGCAAAAGCGAACCCACCCCAGCCACCACCCTCAAATCCGCCGCCGCCAAGAAATAG
- the lpxA gene encoding acyl-ACP--UDP-N-acetylglucosamine O-acyltransferase, whose protein sequence is MPIHPSALISDEAQIDPTADIGPYVIIEGPVRIAANCRIAAHAQIIGDTHLSENTLIGRAAIIGENPQDIGFDPNTPSGVRIGKNNTIREHVTIHRGSKPDSHTTLGDGNFLMATSHLGHDVILGDKNIIANAVLLAGHVQVGNGTFIGGGAVFHQFLRIGDGCVIQGNGSFSKDIPHFCAAQRINRVTGLNVIGLRRAGFSPDDRKSLKALFDLIYRQGHNLTQALTAARQQTWPEHAEKFLQFLEAHSKKGICRLSQDSSDEE, encoded by the coding sequence ATGCCCATTCATCCCAGCGCCCTAATTTCCGACGAAGCCCAGATTGACCCCACCGCCGATATCGGCCCCTACGTCATCATCGAAGGCCCCGTCCGCATCGCCGCAAATTGCCGCATCGCCGCCCACGCCCAGATCATTGGCGACACCCACCTCAGCGAAAACACCCTCATCGGTCGCGCCGCCATCATCGGCGAAAACCCCCAGGACATCGGCTTCGATCCCAACACCCCCAGCGGCGTCCGCATCGGCAAAAACAACACCATCCGCGAACACGTTACCATCCACCGCGGCTCCAAACCTGACAGTCATACCACCCTCGGCGACGGCAACTTCCTCATGGCCACCAGCCACCTCGGACACGACGTCATCCTCGGCGACAAAAACATCATCGCCAACGCCGTCCTCCTCGCCGGTCACGTCCAAGTCGGCAACGGCACCTTCATCGGCGGCGGCGCCGTGTTCCATCAATTCCTGCGCATCGGCGACGGCTGCGTCATCCAAGGCAACGGCAGCTTCAGCAAAGACATCCCCCACTTCTGCGCTGCTCAACGCATCAACCGCGTCACCGGCCTCAACGTCATTGGCCTCCGCCGCGCCGGCTTCAGTCCCGACGACCGAAAATCCCTAAAGGCCCTCTTCGATCTTATCTACCGTCAGGGCCACAACCTCACCCAAGCCCTCACCGCCGCCCGCCAACAAACCTGGCCCGAGCACGCCGAAAAATTCCTCCAGTTCCTCGAGGCCCACAGCAAAAAAGGCATCTGCCGCCTCAGTCAAGATTCCAGCGACGAAGAATAA